One segment of Deinococcus metalli DNA contains the following:
- a CDS encoding NPCBM/NEW2 domain-containing protein — translation MPRIPVRLASTLLLTGVLAACSQTPAPTTEDTLPPGSPYAGGASYPWSDRLEAPVADPYAAGRDYPWSSPQAASTLATQGLSAGVNQLSDLPWTSASNFWGPISRDKSNGEQGEFDGHTLTIGGQTFAKGLGVHADSTVKYALNAQCSAFTASVGIDDEVGTLGRATFQVLGDGKVLYTSPELTGADTAKAVSVNVSGVRELTLNVLKGANTYYDHSDWADAKVTCQALKPSGTVYVSDLAYTSATNGWGPVEIDRSNGEQGQFDGKPITVEDQVYAKGLGVHANSAITYDLGGQCTAFESVVGVDDEVEARGSVVFQVFGDGRKLYESSVLQGGVRNYYPVARANVTGVRELKLVVTDFGDGKNFDHADWADAKLACSTPGASGTFDPTFGVAGHANVGGVDSVVEPDTSVVLLGADFTVKRVSSAGIVSAAGAAVVPGGTAMALARQANGNLVAVGQANSAVVVVRYLPSLQPDPSFGTGGVVVVQYGQAVPDALFGPTAAVSSGRDVAVQADGGVVIVGTASRAFTSSPGVRILTPQFLVARLSVTGTVDTTFGNGGSVVSGGEDYLSPQYRNDGAVNDMLSAVALQPDGRIVAVGSSEYISQYTPFVFRFQTNGQLDPSFCGDGICGVFTQAGYGDLLRALLIEPDGSIVVGGATERFQTLAVIARLTSSGAQAGGAIFQIADYFYEQGSIYSLARQGDGKIVFGAVTRNDRGLGRLNADFTLDTTFGDLGTGYVRVQTGITSVNIDPLNRIVASGATDTVRVLP, via the coding sequence ATGCCGCGAATTCCCGTCCGTCTCGCCTCGACCCTCTTGCTCACCGGCGTTCTGGCTGCATGTAGTCAGACGCCCGCGCCGACCACCGAAGACACGTTGCCGCCCGGCAGTCCCTACGCGGGCGGCGCTTCCTATCCCTGGAGCGACCGCCTCGAAGCACCTGTCGCCGACCCCTACGCCGCCGGCCGCGACTACCCGTGGTCATCCCCCCAGGCCGCCAGCACCCTGGCCACGCAGGGGTTGAGCGCAGGGGTGAATCAGCTCAGCGACCTGCCGTGGACGTCCGCCAGCAACTTCTGGGGTCCCATCTCGCGGGACAAGAGCAACGGCGAGCAGGGTGAATTCGACGGCCACACGCTCACCATCGGCGGACAGACCTTCGCCAAGGGGCTGGGCGTCCACGCCGACAGCACGGTCAAGTACGCACTGAACGCGCAGTGCAGCGCCTTCACGGCCAGTGTCGGGATCGACGACGAGGTCGGCACTCTGGGCCGGGCGACGTTCCAGGTGCTGGGGGATGGCAAGGTGCTGTACACCAGCCCGGAACTGACGGGTGCGGACACGGCGAAGGCGGTGTCCGTGAACGTCTCGGGCGTCAGGGAACTGACCCTGAACGTGCTCAAGGGCGCGAACACGTACTACGACCACTCGGACTGGGCGGACGCGAAGGTCACGTGTCAGGCGCTGAAGCCGAGTGGCACGGTGTATGTGAGCGACCTGGCGTACACCAGCGCCACCAACGGGTGGGGGCCAGTCGAGATCGACCGCAGCAATGGCGAGCAGGGGCAGTTCGACGGCAAGCCCATCACGGTCGAGGACCAGGTCTACGCCAAGGGTCTGGGTGTGCACGCGAACTCGGCGATCACGTACGACCTCGGTGGGCAGTGCACGGCGTTCGAGTCTGTCGTTGGCGTGGACGACGAAGTCGAAGCGCGGGGATCGGTGGTGTTCCAGGTGTTCGGTGACGGCCGCAAGCTCTACGAGAGCAGTGTGCTTCAGGGGGGAGTACGCAACTATTACCCCGTGGCGCGGGCCAACGTGACCGGCGTGCGTGAACTGAAACTGGTCGTCACGGACTTCGGCGACGGCAAAAACTTCGATCACGCCGACTGGGCTGACGCCAAGCTCGCGTGCTCCACGCCCGGCGCCTCCGGCACGTTCGACCCCACCTTCGGCGTTGCGGGGCACGCCAACGTCGGTGGTGTCGACAGCGTCGTGGAACCGGACACTTCCGTGGTGCTGCTCGGGGCCGACTTCACGGTCAAGCGCGTGTCGTCTGCGGGCATTGTGAGTGCGGCGGGTGCCGCCGTTGTTCCCGGCGGGACGGCCATGGCGCTGGCCCGCCAGGCGAACGGCAACCTCGTGGCGGTCGGTCAGGCGAATAGCGCCGTGGTGGTCGTGCGGTACCTGCCGAGCCTTCAGCCCGATCCGAGCTTCGGCACGGGCGGCGTGGTCGTGGTGCAGTACGGCCAGGCGGTGCCCGACGCCCTGTTTGGACCGACCGCGGCCGTGTCATCCGGCCGCGACGTGGCCGTTCAGGCAGATGGAGGGGTGGTGATCGTCGGGACGGCCAGCCGGGCATTCACGTCATCCCCTGGTGTGCGCATCTTGACTCCGCAGTTCCTCGTCGCGCGTCTCAGCGTCACCGGGACGGTAGACACCACCTTCGGAAACGGCGGCTCGGTCGTGTCCGGGGGAGAAGATTATCTGAGCCCCCAGTACCGCAATGATGGCGCTGTAAACGACATGCTCTCCGCCGTCGCTCTCCAGCCGGACGGGCGCATCGTCGCCGTGGGCAGTTCGGAGTACATCAGTCAGTACACCCCCTTCGTGTTCCGCTTCCAGACGAATGGGCAGCTCGACCCGAGCTTCTGCGGCGACGGTATCTGTGGCGTGTTCACCCAGGCTGGGTACGGTGATCTGCTGCGGGCTCTGCTGATCGAGCCGGACGGCAGCATCGTCGTCGGCGGGGCCACCGAGCGCTTCCAGACCCTGGCCGTCATTGCGCGCCTCACCTCCTCCGGCGCGCAGGCCGGCGGCGCGATTTTCCAGATCGCCGATTACTTCTACGAGCAGGGCTCCATCTACAGTCTGGCGCGCCAGGGCGACGGCAAGATCGTGTTCGGGGCTGTGACCCGCAACGACCGTGGACTCGGGCGCCTGAACGCGGACTTCACTCTTGACACGACCTTTGGTGATCTGGGTACCGGCTATGTCCGGGTGCAGACCGGGATCACCTCCGTGAACATCGACCCCCTGAACCGCATCGTGGCCAGCGGAGCGACCGACACGGTGCGCGTCCTGCCCTGA
- a CDS encoding AI-2E family transporter, which yields MSAPTPNSRSLRAERGPTAFQHAWSFPWVRLAVFLLAIFVAWRLAGEIRSVLVDFAVAFLIAYLANPLLTWLERGRVGRGLGVFFVVLIFLGVLTMAGALLVTVSSQLVQLLQKLPDLIGSAGDTFDNLTQWLTARGVTGLTGAREKIVLAAQAYVENLGKNIVPILQNALSSTGTLFSGLVSIGGVVGQVLLILLLSVYLMLDYSRVNATLLGIFPRPWQPRVLELSDLVGTSVGGYVRGQLLIAVFIGVFVWLGLTIVGIPSAAAIGFLAGAFNIVPYLGPIIGATPALLLALTMPGGLIKAVLVIVVFVAANQIEGNFLSPYILSRTTDLHPITVLLAILVGVALLGFAGALLAVPTVALGKLLLQKYYYPSRVYTEGP from the coding sequence GTGAGTGCCCCCACCCCGAACTCCAGATCTCTGCGCGCCGAGCGCGGCCCCACCGCCTTTCAGCACGCGTGGAGCTTTCCCTGGGTGCGCCTGGCCGTGTTCCTCCTGGCGATCTTCGTCGCGTGGCGGCTGGCCGGGGAAATCCGCTCGGTGCTGGTGGACTTCGCCGTGGCCTTCCTGATCGCGTACCTGGCCAACCCCCTGCTGACATGGCTGGAACGCGGCCGGGTGGGGCGTGGTCTGGGCGTGTTCTTCGTGGTGCTGATCTTCCTGGGCGTGCTCACCATGGCGGGCGCGCTGCTCGTCACCGTCAGCTCGCAGCTCGTGCAGCTGCTCCAGAAACTCCCGGACCTGATCGGCTCCGCCGGCGACACCTTCGACAACCTCACGCAGTGGCTCACGGCGCGCGGCGTGACCGGCCTGACCGGCGCGCGCGAGAAGATCGTGCTGGCCGCCCAGGCCTACGTCGAGAACCTCGGCAAGAACATCGTGCCCATCCTGCAAAACGCCCTGTCCTCGACCGGCACGCTGTTCAGCGGTCTGGTCTCGATCGGCGGCGTGGTCGGGCAGGTGCTGCTGATCCTGCTGCTGAGCGTGTACCTGATGCTCGACTACTCGCGCGTGAACGCCACGCTGCTCGGCATCTTCCCGCGCCCGTGGCAGCCGCGCGTGCTGGAACTGTCGGACCTGGTCGGTACATCCGTCGGCGGGTACGTGCGCGGGCAACTGCTGATCGCCGTGTTCATCGGCGTGTTCGTGTGGCTGGGCCTGACCATCGTCGGCATTCCCAGCGCCGCCGCCATCGGCTTCCTGGCCGGCGCGTTCAATATCGTGCCGTACCTCGGTCCGATCATCGGCGCCACCCCCGCCCTGCTGCTGGCCCTCACCATGCCCGGCGGCCTGATCAAGGCCGTGCTGGTGATCGTGGTGTTTGTCGCCGCAAACCAGATTGAGGGCAACTTCCTGAGCCCGTACATCCTGAGCCGCACCACGGACCTCCACCCCATCACCGTGCTGCTCGCCATCCTGGTCGGCGTGGCTCTGCTGGGCTTCGCGGGCGCGCTGCTGGCCGTGCCCACGGTCGCGCTGGGCAAGCTGCTGCTGCAGAAGTACTACTACCCCAGCCGCGTCTACACCGAGGGCCCCTAA
- a CDS encoding VOC family protein, whose amino-acid sequence MLKHVSFLSRDLPATLAFYEGLGGVVEKDVVTAEGYRRGVVRVGEGRLQFFQITGEVPAPHGHWAEHIAVSVRDLRSVLAALRTAGATVTRDLQPSPGGRDMAFVLDPDGRQVELLEADA is encoded by the coding sequence ATGCTCAAGCACGTGTCCTTCCTGTCCCGTGATCTGCCCGCGACCCTGGCCTTCTACGAGGGGCTGGGCGGCGTGGTCGAGAAGGACGTCGTGACCGCCGAGGGGTACCGGCGCGGCGTGGTGCGCGTGGGCGAAGGCCGCCTCCAGTTCTTCCAGATTACGGGTGAGGTGCCGGCCCCGCACGGGCACTGGGCAGAGCACATCGCCGTGTCTGTCCGCGATCTGCGCTCTGTGCTGGCCGCGCTGCGGACGGCGGGCGCGACGGTCACGCGCGACCTCCAGCCCAGCCCGGGTGGGCGGGACATGGCGTTCGTGCTCGATCCGGACGGGCGGCAGGTGGAACTGCTGGAAGCAGACGCCTGA
- a CDS encoding RodZ domain-containing protein, with amino-acid sequence MSFGSTLKQAREALGLSTQELSVRTKIRGDYLRALEEGNTALLPERTFARSYLQRYARELNLDPTPLIADFDRSVPPTPEVAQSLRGVPTPNRSASGVSPAVIAGALTAVIVLGAGGYYAYSTYLRPPPVVVAPPTPAAVAAPATPAPAPVPAPAPTPAPTTVRLTVRSVPSGARVYLDNRDLGTTPLNAFPVDQRDQAELRVELGGRQPLKQSISLTAGRYLRATLPATGTGRSSLTDLNRPGSAPTVTPAAAAPATPAASATTAPRSAVSVTFAAPSWTRVTGPGGVILYQGTPPAGSVKGFPKGVTIRAGNAGGVRVSVNGGAAQPMGQNGQVVTRSY; translated from the coding sequence ATGAGCTTCGGCAGCACGCTGAAACAAGCCCGCGAGGCCCTGGGCCTGAGCACCCAGGAACTCTCGGTCCGCACCAAGATCCGCGGCGATTACCTGCGCGCCCTGGAGGAGGGCAACACCGCCCTGCTCCCCGAGCGCACCTTCGCCCGCTCGTACCTGCAACGCTACGCGCGTGAACTCAACCTCGATCCCACGCCGCTGATCGCAGACTTCGACCGCAGCGTGCCCCCCACCCCGGAAGTCGCGCAGAGCCTGCGCGGCGTGCCCACCCCAAACCGCTCGGCCAGCGGCGTGAGCCCGGCGGTGATCGCCGGGGCGCTGACCGCCGTGATCGTGCTGGGCGCCGGCGGGTACTACGCGTACAGCACGTACCTGCGCCCCCCGCCCGTCGTGGTGGCGCCGCCCACGCCGGCGGCCGTCGCCGCTCCGGCCACGCCCGCGCCGGCCCCGGTGCCCGCCCCTGCGCCCACGCCCGCTCCGACCACCGTGCGCCTGACGGTCCGCAGCGTGCCCAGCGGCGCGCGCGTGTACCTCGACAACCGCGACCTGGGCACCACGCCCCTGAACGCCTTCCCGGTCGACCAGCGCGACCAGGCGGAGCTGCGCGTGGAACTGGGTGGCCGGCAGCCGCTCAAGCAGTCCATCTCGCTGACGGCCGGCCGTTACCTGCGCGCCACCCTGCCCGCCACCGGCACCGGCCGCAGCAGCCTGACGGACCTCAACCGCCCCGGCAGCGCCCCCACCGTGACGCCCGCCGCCGCCGCCCCGGCCACCCCCGCGGCGAGCGCCACCACCGCGCCGCGCTCTGCGGTCAGCGTGACCTTCGCCGCGCCCTCCTGGACCCGGGTGACCGGCCCCGGCGGCGTCATCCTGTACCAGGGCACCCCACCGGCCGGCAGCGTGAAGGGCTTCCCGAAGGGCGTGACCATCCGCGCCGGGAACGCCGGCGGCGTGCGGGTCAGCGTGAACGGCGGCGCGGCCCAGCCGATGGGCCAGAACGGGCAGGTCGTCACCCGCTCGTACTGA
- a CDS encoding ABC transporter permease, with product MTTALDTRPTGDGARIALIAAAVAAAGMLLFPLATLGRGGTDADAVLLHLSGRLLNLSSYQDAPLPPTGLILGLGWATLALLVATVIGALRRATWLWITALLAFVLAAAAVLRLDATLSEQVGRVMADTALRPGAKRQLRNFYAGGGMNLGLFLPVLGGLIATGAGLSGRAWWHERYNRLRGLLVPVSAISLAIAVGAVVVLIVQPAVNLSGKPLGLVGGWLAKSDLVYFVYSSLFAPVTSLNPLLDSLKLATPLIFTGLSVAFAFRTGLFNIGGPGQLTMGAVGAMLAGVYGPAWLGWGLLPLSIIAAGAFGALWGAIPGVLKARFGSSEVINTIMLNYIASAVFIFLIGTDTFPFLGRTYHLGLKAEGFEARSEVLQPGAQLPTMLGLLNVGSGGQTAISIGLLVALVAFFVARAVLKARRTGMALLIAVIAGAVTWRIGIPVNIAGSQLNASFLIALLCVAFFGTLMWRTSTGYALRAVGLSPKAAEYGGISVARGTVLAMTIAGMFAGLAGLHYVNGGALDEYRLKGNMPVNVGFDGIAVALMGQNTPAGVVVSSLLFGTVDTGGLEVSRQLENVNRDIVTVLKALIVLFIAAGGFLSRRLTDPPPPQLVAAGAGGPPPGTHLSPDQAALERATPNPNVGQSSEQITREGGK from the coding sequence GTGACGACCGCTCTTGACACCCGCCCGACCGGGGACGGCGCGCGCATCGCGCTGATCGCTGCGGCCGTGGCCGCCGCCGGCATGCTGCTGTTCCCGCTGGCCACCCTGGGCCGCGGCGGCACGGACGCGGACGCCGTGCTGCTGCACCTCTCGGGCCGCCTGCTGAACCTCTCCTCGTACCAGGACGCGCCCCTGCCGCCCACCGGACTGATCCTGGGCCTGGGCTGGGCCACGCTGGCCCTGCTGGTCGCGACGGTGATCGGCGCGCTGCGGCGCGCGACGTGGCTGTGGATCACGGCGCTGCTGGCCTTCGTGCTGGCGGCCGCGGCCGTGCTGCGGCTCGACGCGACCCTGAGTGAGCAGGTGGGCCGCGTGATGGCCGACACCGCCCTGCGGCCCGGCGCCAAGCGGCAGCTGCGGAACTTCTATGCGGGCGGCGGCATGAACCTGGGCCTGTTCCTGCCGGTGCTGGGCGGCCTGATCGCCACCGGGGCGGGCCTGAGCGGACGGGCGTGGTGGCACGAGCGGTACAACCGCCTGCGCGGCCTGCTGGTGCCGGTCAGCGCGATTTCCCTGGCCATCGCGGTGGGGGCGGTGGTGGTCCTGATCGTGCAGCCGGCCGTGAACCTCAGCGGCAAACCGCTGGGCCTCGTGGGGGGCTGGCTGGCCAAGAGCGACCTGGTGTACTTCGTGTATTCGTCGCTGTTCGCGCCCGTCACCAGCCTCAACCCGCTGCTCGATTCCCTGAAGCTCGCCACGCCGCTGATCTTCACGGGCCTGTCGGTCGCGTTCGCGTTCCGCACCGGCCTGTTCAACATCGGCGGGCCCGGCCAGCTGACCATGGGCGCGGTCGGCGCGATGCTGGCCGGCGTGTACGGCCCGGCGTGGCTGGGCTGGGGCCTGCTGCCGCTGTCGATCATCGCGGCCGGCGCCTTCGGCGCGCTGTGGGGCGCCATTCCCGGCGTGCTCAAGGCCCGCTTCGGGTCCAGCGAGGTCATCAACACCATCATGCTCAACTACATCGCCTCGGCGGTGTTCATCTTTCTGATCGGCACCGACACCTTCCCCTTCCTGGGCCGCACCTACCACCTGGGCCTGAAGGCCGAGGGCTTCGAGGCGCGCAGCGAGGTGCTGCAACCCGGCGCGCAGTTGCCGACCATGCTGGGGCTGCTGAACGTCGGCTCGGGCGGGCAGACGGCCATCAGCATCGGCCTGCTGGTCGCGCTGGTGGCGTTCTTCGTGGCGCGGGCCGTGCTGAAGGCCCGCCGCACGGGAATGGCGCTGCTGATCGCGGTGATCGCCGGGGCCGTCACGTGGCGCATCGGGATTCCCGTGAATATCGCCGGCTCGCAGCTCAACGCGTCGTTCCTGATCGCGCTGCTGTGCGTGGCGTTCTTCGGCACGCTGATGTGGCGCACCTCGACCGGGTACGCGCTGCGCGCGGTGGGCCTGTCGCCCAAGGCGGCCGAGTACGGCGGGATCAGCGTGGCGCGCGGCACGGTGCTTGCCATGACCATCGCCGGGATGTTCGCCGGCCTGGCGGGGCTGCACTACGTGAACGGGGGCGCGCTGGACGAGTACCGCCTGAAGGGCAACATGCCTGTGAACGTCGGCTTCGACGGCATCGCGGTGGCGCTGATGGGCCAGAACACCCCGGCGGGCGTGGTCGTGTCCAGCCTGCTGTTCGGCACGGTCGACACCGGCGGCCTGGAGGTCTCGCGGCAGCTCGAGAACGTGAACCGGGACATCGTGACGGTGCTCAAGGCGCTGATCGTGCTGTTCATCGCCGCCGGGGGCTTCCTGAGCCGGCGCCTGACCGATCCGCCGCCGCCGCAGCTCGTGGCGGCCGGGGCGGGCGGACCGCCGCCCGGTACCCACCTGAGCCCGGACCAGGCCGCGCTGGAACGCGCCACTCCGAACCCCAACGTCGGCCAGAGCAGCGAGCAGATCACCCGTGAAGGAGGCAAGTGA
- a CDS encoding GGDEF domain-containing protein: MSRRTTPLQDLLLRSQLAAVLAASAAYVAYALLTALIDPPGAFPLAYQTPKYWAAVVAAATIVALTAVPHRLKTVYLAAAAGYAVATLFELPRAATGGMSVHLMLWLTLNVLVSFVVFGARPAAALNALGTLLLLGAVVVRGPLPAAQRADWITAVIVMGVAGMIAYTLMTFIENNLLQHAQDSEKLLAARQDAVTDVYGRGAIEEELHHAMEHANRTNTPMSIVVTDIDHFKQVNDQHGHAFGDDVLRAVGKRLRRNVGGIGGMVGRWGGEEFIVLLPGLSKPDALALAERLRREIGDTPLAGLPVTASFGVASYRGTGDTPDQLFGRADMAMYEAKRSGRNAVR, encoded by the coding sequence ATGTCGAGGCGGACCACTCCACTCCAGGACCTGCTGCTGCGCAGCCAGCTGGCCGCCGTGCTGGCGGCCAGCGCGGCGTACGTGGCCTACGCGCTGCTGACGGCGCTGATCGATCCGCCCGGCGCGTTTCCGCTGGCGTACCAGACGCCGAAATACTGGGCGGCCGTGGTCGCCGCGGCGACCATCGTCGCCCTGACCGCCGTGCCGCACCGACTGAAGACCGTGTACCTGGCCGCAGCGGCCGGGTACGCGGTCGCCACGCTGTTCGAGCTGCCCCGCGCGGCCACCGGCGGGATGTCCGTTCACCTGATGCTGTGGCTCACCCTGAACGTGCTGGTGTCCTTCGTGGTGTTCGGCGCGCGGCCGGCCGCGGCCCTGAACGCCCTGGGCACGCTGCTGCTGCTGGGCGCCGTGGTGGTTCGCGGGCCGCTGCCCGCCGCGCAGCGCGCCGACTGGATCACGGCCGTGATCGTGATGGGCGTGGCCGGCATGATCGCGTACACGCTGATGACCTTTATCGAGAACAACCTGCTCCAGCACGCCCAGGACAGCGAGAAGCTGCTCGCCGCGCGCCAGGACGCCGTGACCGACGTGTACGGCCGCGGCGCCATCGAGGAGGAGCTGCACCACGCCATGGAGCACGCCAACCGCACGAATACGCCCATGAGCATCGTCGTGACGGACATCGACCACTTCAAGCAGGTGAACGACCAGCACGGCCACGCCTTCGGGGACGACGTGCTGCGCGCAGTCGGCAAGCGGCTGCGGCGCAACGTGGGCGGCATCGGCGGCATGGTGGGCCGCTGGGGCGGCGAGGAGTTCATCGTGCTGCTGCCGGGTCTGTCCAAGCCGGACGCGCTGGCGCTCGCCGAACGCCTGCGGCGCGAGATCGGCGACACGCCGCTGGCTGGCCTGCCCGTCACCGCGAGTTTCGGTGTGGCGTCCTACCGCGGCACGGGCGACACGCCGGACCAGCTGTTCGGCCGGGCCGACATGGCGATGTACGAGGCCAAGCGCTCGGGCCGCAACGCCGTGCGCTGA
- the ndk gene encoding nucleoside-diphosphate kinase, with product MERTFAMIKPDGVRRGLTPEILARIQRKGYRVIGLKQMVIARETAEAHYAEHKERPFFGELVTFITGGPVVAIALEGENAISGWRAMMGATNPANAAPGTIRADFATTTGENVTHGSDSPESAARELGLFFQDSELLA from the coding sequence ATGGAACGCACTTTTGCCATGATCAAGCCCGACGGCGTCCGCCGTGGCCTCACGCCCGAGATTCTCGCCCGCATCCAGCGCAAGGGGTACCGCGTCATCGGCCTCAAGCAGATGGTCATTGCCCGCGAGACGGCCGAGGCCCACTACGCCGAACACAAGGAGCGCCCCTTCTTCGGGGAACTCGTGACCTTCATCACCGGCGGTCCCGTGGTCGCCATCGCCCTGGAGGGCGAGAACGCCATCAGCGGGTGGCGGGCCATGATGGGCGCCACGAACCCGGCGAACGCCGCGCCCGGCACCATCCGCGCGGACTTCGCCACCACCACCGGCGAGAACGTCACCCACGGCAGCGACAGCCCGGAGAGCGCCGCGCGCGAACTCGGCCTGTTCTTCCAGGACAGCGAACTGCTGGCCTGA
- a CDS encoding ABC transporter permease codes for MDGLFAQLLTTAFLATFIRSVVPLLLTALGGLFSERSGVVNIALDGLIIFGALAGAVSAKALEPSLGAAAPWFGWLAGMLVGGLIAWIHALLSIKYRADQVISGTAINLLATGVPAVILTALYQTSTESPKLNQGLPLWGVGELRFSPPVYFAFIIVAVTWYVVYRTPYGLRLRATGEQPGAAASMGINVRRMRYSAVILSGMLAGTAGVFLSIGNLDSYVRNISAGSGFIALAALIFGQWKPLGVLGATLLFGFLQALSIALGGTDLLPPTLVSALPYVITILALILTGRSRAPRALGRPYDG; via the coding sequence ATGGACGGTCTGTTCGCGCAGCTCCTCACGACCGCCTTCCTGGCGACCTTCATCCGTTCGGTGGTGCCGCTGCTGCTCACGGCGCTGGGCGGCCTGTTCAGCGAGCGCAGCGGCGTGGTGAACATCGCCCTGGACGGCCTGATCATCTTCGGCGCGCTGGCCGGGGCGGTCAGTGCCAAGGCGCTGGAACCCAGTCTGGGCGCGGCGGCCCCGTGGTTCGGCTGGCTGGCCGGCATGCTGGTCGGCGGCCTGATCGCGTGGATTCACGCGCTCCTGAGCATCAAGTACCGCGCAGACCAGGTGATCAGCGGCACGGCCATCAACCTGCTCGCCACCGGCGTGCCCGCCGTGATCCTGACCGCGCTGTACCAGACCTCCACCGAGAGCCCCAAGCTCAACCAGGGGCTGCCGCTGTGGGGCGTGGGTGAGCTGCGCTTCTCGCCGCCGGTGTACTTCGCGTTCATCATCGTGGCCGTGACGTGGTACGTCGTGTACCGCACGCCGTACGGCCTGCGGCTGCGCGCCACCGGGGAGCAGCCGGGCGCCGCGGCCAGCATGGGCATCAATGTGCGGCGCATGCGCTACTCGGCCGTGATCCTCTCGGGCATGCTGGCCGGCACCGCCGGGGTGTTCCTGAGCATCGGGAACCTCGACTCGTATGTGCGCAACATCAGCGCGGGCTCGGGGTTCATCGCCCTGGCCGCCCTGATCTTCGGGCAGTGGAAACCGCTGGGCGTGCTGGGCGCCACCCTGCTGTTCGGCTTCCTGCAGGCGCTGTCGATCGCGCTGGGCGGCACCGACCTGCTGCCGCCCACGCTGGTCAGCGCCCTGCCGTACGTGATCACCATCCTGGCCCTGATCCTGACCGGCCGCAGCCGGGCGCCCCGCGCACTGGGCCGTCCGTATGACGGCTAG
- a CDS encoding aldo/keto reductase, with product MEYRKLQGTDLTVSAVGFGVWTVGTTWWGVKDEGMGKQLLRRAFDLGVTFFDNADTYASGRAEELQREALGDVRDRIVIGTKFGYDIYNNPERAGQQERPHDWSPAHLRRALEGSLRRLGTDYIDYYQLHNPRMDALQPGSALADDLWAELDRAKAEGLIRAYGTALGPALNERQIEEGVSSVRDRRAPTQIIYNLLEQMLGERILPVAEDVGVGVVARVPHASGLLEGYMTLDTEFEPGDHRNWRLTTNARRKAWMEDGLKKVEQINEQFVAGRGRTIGQLAIQFALRSPAMASVLPNIYSAVGLDEYVQAFDAAPLMGAEYDAIQALYRANFGMERDLRGEVVAQ from the coding sequence ATGGAATACCGCAAGTTGCAGGGCACCGACCTGACCGTCAGCGCGGTCGGATTCGGCGTGTGGACCGTGGGCACGACGTGGTGGGGCGTCAAGGACGAGGGCATGGGCAAGCAGCTGCTGCGCCGCGCCTTCGACCTCGGCGTGACCTTCTTCGACAACGCCGACACCTACGCCTCGGGCCGCGCCGAGGAGCTGCAGCGCGAGGCCCTGGGTGACGTGCGCGACCGTATCGTGATCGGCACGAAGTTCGGCTATGACATCTACAACAACCCGGAACGCGCCGGGCAGCAGGAACGGCCGCACGACTGGTCGCCGGCGCACCTTCGCCGGGCGCTGGAGGGGAGCCTCAGGCGCCTGGGAACGGACTACATCGACTACTACCAGCTGCACAACCCGCGCATGGACGCGCTCCAGCCCGGCTCGGCCCTGGCGGACGACCTGTGGGCGGAACTGGACAGGGCGAAGGCCGAGGGGCTGATCCGCGCGTACGGCACGGCGCTGGGCCCGGCCCTGAACGAGCGCCAGATCGAGGAGGGGGTCAGCAGCGTCCGCGACCGCCGCGCGCCCACGCAGATCATCTACAACCTGCTGGAGCAGATGCTGGGCGAGCGCATCCTGCCGGTGGCCGAGGACGTCGGCGTGGGCGTGGTGGCCCGCGTGCCGCACGCCTCGGGGCTGCTGGAGGGGTACATGACGCTGGACACCGAGTTCGAGCCGGGTGACCACCGCAACTGGCGCCTGACCACCAACGCCCGGCGCAAGGCGTGGATGGAGGACGGACTGAAGAAGGTCGAGCAGATCAACGAGCAGTTCGTGGCGGGACGCGGGCGCACCATCGGGCAGCTCGCGATCCAGTTCGCACTGCGTTCGCCAGCCATGGCGAGCGTGCTGCCGAACATCTACTCCGCGGTGGGGCTGGACGAGTACGTGCAGGCCTTCGACGCCGCGCCGCTGATGGGCGCCGAGTACGACGCCATTCAGGCGCTATACCGCGCGAACTTCGGCATGGAGCGGGACCTGCGCGGCGAAGTGGTGGCCCAGTGA